The segment TGTTACACCAGGAGAAAACTAATGACATCCCTCCTTATGATTTGATTCACCTTAACCGTGCTGAAAAGTGGCTTATGCGTTTCACGATGTCAACTGTAGCTTCACAAGTTGCTCTTCTGAACAACCTCGATATGCCTTTGGTATTGCATGCGCCCGGTGATATACGTTTTCTGACATTGTTACAGTTTGTGAATAATGAGGCTGTGAttgtttttattcctttttatttttgtaacaaacattttgttttcacaCAATTGAAATAAAAGTCGTGTAAGAAAAATCTACACAAGTCCCACAGTATCCTCTTGTGGACAGACATGAAAATATAAAGAGTCACATAAGGTTGGACATTGAAGTGTTCCTCtgtgcacatatttaaattCGTTCTCGAGGGCGGCTGAAAAGGGGAACAATGTTCAAAAATGACTTGAATGAACAACTGAAATGCCACCTTcattgactcctccccctctccgctGGGTGCCACCTATAAATATGCAGCTTCTAATGTTCAGCAGGTATGTGAGGCACTTCATAGACATGATACATAGCCCaaacctctcccccccccatgtgtgACTGACAAAGATGCGAGAAACTGCATGTGTCTCTCATGTGTCTTTTCTGGAATATTTAATTAACTGGGCGACCCGGCCTCCCATTCGTCCAcaggagaggggaggcgggtCGCACAGGACCAGACAAGATTGACCCAAGTCGGTTAAAACCTTGTTTGGGCTCATAACTCAATTTTATCTAAGGTATCATCCAGGTCTACGTCACTGAAGTCGTAGTCCTCCTCCACCGGAAGCTGCAGGTGAAGATGAAGAAATGAAGACAAACTGTTAGCAAAGATGGGGACAAACATGACAACTTTCACTTTTATTAATTCTTAGATTAGAAATACCAATTTTGTGGAGATTAAAAACAAcagcaggtgacttttttttgtcaccacaccacagccacgttgtttgatgaagcctcaaagcttttagaactacAACTACGGTCATTtcattgttctgaccacaaatctaaataatgataataaacaacataagaacaaaaggtcctcctttctgactaagccctataataatagtaataacaaatatacattgtcattatatataatatggttaaagtcattcatgaaccaacttacctggcataaatatcatgatactgataccagaatgcaataccataaaaacaatatgataccataaatacgagactggtatatttatctataatagtaataaataaaacatctgtatggttatctttttaccaacttttgtaacacttaacaaatggcagtaatattagtattagcctacagcaagatatgaatgaaacgaCATGGTGCCATCATAACATTGATTCTACACTAGGAGGcctttagtctgtatctgaccagatgatacagagttcatcaggatgagcagctgtagagttacgtAACTTTATAGACCGTCTGCAATGTAGACAAagtactgaaacatttcacttctggcatctttgtttttttcagcCGAAGACGGCCTGtaaagctccgccacttcacTCGCTGTGAGCACAGTGAagtgcagacagctcgacacggagcagcgcgtgcgctctgatcgcgcgctcttttaatgaagtatcgagactaaaaatatgcaaaatcatattgtttttaacgtacgggtactttgttagtatcgatgcaccgtgcagcgtgacagcagtagatgttaATTCAAGCTAACCCGAACCCTCCAAACAATGTCGACATCTtcacgctgattggccaagacttgacacgtcccatcaaagatgttttattgcgaagagcaccacatcgCATTTTCTTCGCgtttcactgcaatctcaacggcagcgggccaggtgcccccccccccctaccccaaaacaaaaactcttcggatctacacgattcacgtggatgacctattttgattttaaaacggtgaatttcaccgagaggtgacaagtttgcaggtatgaaaacATAAAAGTCTTTAAATTCAGAAATAACTATAGATGGACTTTTCACTCCGtaagaaaagaaacattatcTGAAATTCTTGTGAGCGCTTAAACTTCCACTGCAGTGTTTCATGATATGTTCATCTGTGTACATGATTGTAATACAGAGGCAGCAACGAGTAGGTAGAGTTGAACTGTAATAAGCAGGGCAGACAGTGCGCAACAACGCATCATTTGAAGAAAGAACATTTTAATCCCAAACTTCACAACCAGACCAGATTTCTGTCGGGTCTGTAGTCGTTCCAAACAATCAAAGATGTGTCTGCAAGGTCAGTCGGACTTGGCATGCGAGACATTTTGACCTTCTTGAAGGAGATTTATTGCGATGCAAGTCAAACTGAACTTTGCTGCATAACAGGCAGACTAGATGGGCGCCACCTTAAAGACATATTTAGCTTCAGCTTTTTTCtgataattttatatatttacaaaatgccttattcttttcttttggttAACATTGTTCTGGATAAGGTCGTCTATTTTAAATTACACCTGGACAATTGAGCCGTATAACGTGGAAGTTTAATACAAAATCAGATGTCTACCTAGCAGGGCCTTCAAACTATTTGGCTGAAGGCCGATAACGTATCCGTACACATGGCCATAGATGTAACTCCAGTCAGACCCCTGTGATGTTCCcactcacctgtccatcttTGCCGTCCCAGGGTTCAACAGTGTGAATCTTGGGCAAGGCTCCGCCTCCCAAAGTGGAAGTCGAGCCACGGCCGACGGAGAGCTCCCTGAGGAAGAGATGAACCGCGTGAGCGCCTTCGTTCAGCATGTTTACATTGGTTCTGTTCTACAAAGGTTCTTGTCATGGGAAAGAAAAGACTACCTGAGGAACTCGTGAATGCCGGTCTCGCTGAAGGAGCCCCTGAGCAGAGCAAATTTCATTTTGCGTGAGTTGATGGCCGCCATCGCAGGATAGCCAAATCCACCGATACCAAGAGAGGCCTCCAGCTCCATCTGAGCTCCAGCTTCAAGCCACAGCCAGCTGACAAAGGGAGAGCAGGACATTAGTCAACCCAAATTAGTACTTTCATAATCCAGGACAGGCACGTCATCCCTACCCCCACGTCTTCTTCTTGTACTTCTCAGCCATCTGCATCATCACCTTTAAATAGTCGTTTCTACCTGCTGCGCCTGTTGAGACAAGAACGGTTCATGGTGAGTGATTAAAGGATTACAATAATCTTTAACGCATCACAAAGGTACCCAGACTTCACTTGTCGCCTACAGTTCTGCTGCATTTTATACAATATTGAATAATAGAATTTAAAAAttcaaattgtgttttttctctgtTCTTTAAGGTTACATTTCTGATCTATTGAacatgagtctcacctgtgtccAGGATGTGTGGCAGAAAACCAATAACACACAACTGACTGTCCTCACAGGTCTTCGTCAAGATGTCTTTATTGAGGATCTGCAAGACAAACATTGacaatacacacattttatgttttgtgaaattacataattatatataaacgTGACGAAGATAACTCAGGGTTTAACTGTGATCATTATAGATAGTTTTATCCCCCCACTTCCCATTTTGGGACGAATTTTGGACCGATGATTTAGTCtggattctctttttttttcttgtctgacaCAAACAGATAATATTTAAGTTAGTAAAGTTCGATTATGAATTTAATCACAATCGTGTTTATTAACATAGAAAacatctctttaaaaaaaaaaaaaaagagtcactACTAGCGCTAGAAACTTTCATAAATGATGTATGATGCAAATACACTGACCTCCAGCAGTTCAGGAGGAGCAGCGTGGTCAGAGAACATATCCAACGCCTTCTGGATGATGTCTCCACGGGTGCGGCCTCCTTGGTAGTCTTCGGGCTCCTCGCCTTTGCGGAAAATCTTGATGGTGGGGAATCCACGGAtctaaaacacataaaacacatattGTTCCAGTTCTGCAAGTCGTTTTGACTTTGAAGACATATTTACTGAGACATGATTGAATTAGTATGTTTGACTCTCTCCATTCTAACGAGAACGTTTCATAGGATTCTGACTAGGAAACGGACTttacttttctagtcttccgaccactcaaagcgctttaacactacatgacatcattcacacactgatgggaggggctaagtgTCCACCTGCATAACAGCAGTAAAAAACATTCATAAACCGTAGGCATAGCTACGGGACAAATTTTGGGTTTAAGTGTCtttcccaaggacacatcgacatgggcgaGCGGagtcggggatcgaaccgcctaTCATCTGAttaaaggacgaccctgctcaccactcaGCAGAAGTCGCCTAGTGCAATTAATTGTATCAGAATTGTGTACCAACGCACcgctttgacctctcactcaccCCGTAGCGGCCGGACACAGCCTGGTGCACAGTAGCATCCATAGCGCCGAGGCGCACTTTGCCCTTGGTCTGCTCGTTGACAGCCGAGGCTGCAGCTGCCCACTCAGGCTCCAGACTGTCAACAAAAGAACAAATCCATAATGAGACGTATTCATAGTTTCCCAAACAAATATGTTTCTGAAATATTGGATGAAAATTTAGAAAAAAAGTTGAAAACTGGATTCACATGGTTTAGGAAAATAAACTGCTCAGATGGAACTAAATAGTTTTAATAGGGATAATCGTCTCCTGAATAAAAGTCCCATTGACGTGTTTTCAGTCTGCCTGTTGATTATCCAGATTTACTGGGACAAAAACACTGTTTGAAGCCACGCTTTTCACAAACAAAATTCAAACAAACAGCCGCTATTGTATTGGGGTGGAAGAAATCTCAGAGATGGCCATCTCGTCTTTCATGTAATAGTGAGGGAGGGTATCAATGTTTCCTACAGCTGGGGATGGACTGTGTCAGATATCAAAATCACCTTTTGCAGTGTCCACACCAGGGGGCGAAGAACTCCACCAGCCACACCCCATCACCCTCCAACACCATCTTGTCAAAGTTGTCATCAGTGAGCTCGACCACATCCTTCTTACTGCCGCCACCATTCTGCTGGAAGGAAGTTGAGTATTAATTCACAATGTTCAGTGTTTGATCTTCCAACTTCAAATAATAACAAACTAAGGCACCTGTTTGGAGCCAGAGCTGCCGGAGCTGCCAGACTTGCCGCTCATTCTATCCTTCACCAGAGTGCGCAAAAGGTTCATGGCTCCATCCACGATGGCTTGGCTACTGCGTGCACCTGAAGAACGAAGGGAATTCAAAAGTAGGTCAGTGCATCCCCAAAAAATAATTTTGAGTCTCAAGTCTTTCCCAACAATAACTTAAAAAAAGG is part of the Pseudoliparis swirei isolate HS2019 ecotype Mariana Trench chromosome 12, NWPU_hadal_v1, whole genome shotgun sequence genome and harbors:
- the pdia6 gene encoding protein disulfide-isomerase A6 isoform X2, with amino-acid sequence MRLLLLGVLGCSLVLSVRAFYSASDDVVELSSSNFNKEVLQSDSLWLIEFYAPWCGHCQHLTPDWKKAATALKGIVKVGAVDADQHKSLGGQYGVNGFPTIKIFGANKNKPEDYQGARSSQAIVDGAMNLLRTLVKDRMSGKSGSSGSSGSKQNGGGSKKDVVELTDDNFDKMVLEGDGVWLVEFFAPWCGHCKSLEPEWAAAASAVNEQTKGKVRLGAMDATVHQAVSGRYGIRGFPTIKIFRKGEEPEDYQGGRTRGDIIQKALDMFSDHAAPPELLEILNKDILTKTCEDSQLCVIGFLPHILDTGAAGRNDYLKVMMQMAEKYKKKTWGWLWLEAGAQMELEASLGIGGFGYPAMAAINSRKMKFALLRGSFSETGIHEFLRELSVGRGSTSTLGGGALPKIHTVEPWDGKDGQLPVEEDYDFSDVDLDDTLDKIEL
- the pdia6 gene encoding protein disulfide-isomerase A6 isoform X1, giving the protein MRLLLLGVLGCSLVLSVRAFYSASDDVVELSSSNFNKEVLQSDSLWLIEFYAPWCGHCQHLTPDWKKAATALKGIVKVGAVDADQHKSLGGQYGVNGFPTIKIFGANKNKPEDYQGARSSQAIVDGAMNLLRTLVKDRMSGKSGSSGSSGSKQQNGGGSKKDVVELTDDNFDKMVLEGDGVWLVEFFAPWCGHCKSLEPEWAAAASAVNEQTKGKVRLGAMDATVHQAVSGRYGIRGFPTIKIFRKGEEPEDYQGGRTRGDIIQKALDMFSDHAAPPELLEILNKDILTKTCEDSQLCVIGFLPHILDTGAAGRNDYLKVMMQMAEKYKKKTWGWLWLEAGAQMELEASLGIGGFGYPAMAAINSRKMKFALLRGSFSETGIHEFLRELSVGRGSTSTLGGGALPKIHTVEPWDGKDGQLPVEEDYDFSDVDLDDTLDKIEL